Proteins encoded in a region of the Hippocampus zosterae strain Florida chromosome 11, ASM2543408v3, whole genome shotgun sequence genome:
- the ccnj gene encoding cyclin-J isoform X2: MDRYDVTVQQLHMVSLSCLLLASKFEEREDRVPKLETLNSLGCMSSMNLVMTKQTLLHMELFLLESFQWNLYLPTAAHFIEYYLSIAVHKGDLHDGWPLSCLEKTKLYMAKYADYFLEVSLQDHVFLCFAPSLVAAACVAASRFILHVSPTWAPRLQQLTGYSWENLVPCAEKLLNAHDSDVKEANKQKCQQLGQQPQQQSQKVFHSSSQAAQYLHRSGMQYSQQATQPALAANHRPASYVARITNLQLSNGHLQGSSQVITALLDPKSNLTNRAYQVGMRYSCAPCFDR, from the exons ATGGACCGCTACGATGTCACGGTGCAGCAGCTCCACATGGTCTCACTCTCATGTCTTCTTTTGGCCA GTAAATTTGAGGAAAGGGAGGACAGGGTTCCAAAACTGGAAACTCTGAACAGTCTGGGGTGCATGAGCTCCATGAACCTAGTTATGACGAAGCAGACTCTCCTACACATGGAGCTTTTCCTGCTAGAATCCTTCCAGTGGAACCTGTACCTTCCCACAGCAGCTCATTTTATAGAATACTACCTTTCTATTGCAGTTCACAAGGGAGACCTACATGATGGCTGGCCTCTGTCCTGTCTGGAGAAAACAAAACTCTATATGGCCAAATATGCTGATTACTTCCTGGAAGTCTCCCTGCAAG ATCATGTGTTTTTATGCTTTGCACCCTCCCTGGTGGCTGCTGCATGTGTGGCTGCCTCACGCTTCATCCTGCATGTATCCCCAACGTGGGCACCCCGATTGCAGCAGCTCACAGGCTATTCATGGGAGAACCTAGTCCCATGTGCCGAGAAACTCCTCAA tgcacatGACAGTGATGTCAAAGAGGCCAACAAGCAGAAGTGCCAGCAGCTCGGCCAACAACCACAGCAGCAAAGTCAGAAGGTCTTCCATAGTTCAAGCCAGGCAGCCCAGTACCTGCACCGGTCCGGCATGCAGTATAGCCAGCAAGCTACACAGCCAGCTTTAGCCGCAAACCATAGGCCTGCCTCATATGTGGCCCGCATCACTAATCTGCAGCTCTCAAATGGCCACCTGCAGGGCAGTTCTCAGGTCATCACTGCTTTGTTGGATCCAAAGTCTAACCTTACTAACAGAGCTTACCAAGTCGGCATGCGCTACAGTTGTGCTCCATGCTTTGACAGGTGA
- the ccnj gene encoding cyclin-J isoform X1 yields MQFVVIQEIKLPSFKGQSPQLNLRRYFADLIAIISNHFRLCPTARHLAVYLLDLFMDRYDVTVQQLHMVSLSCLLLASKFEEREDRVPKLETLNSLGCMSSMNLVMTKQTLLHMELFLLESFQWNLYLPTAAHFIEYYLSIAVHKGDLHDGWPLSCLEKTKLYMAKYADYFLEVSLQDHVFLCFAPSLVAAACVAASRFILHVSPTWAPRLQQLTGYSWENLVPCAEKLLNAHDSDVKEANKQKCQQLGQQPQQQSQKVFHSSSQAAQYLHRSGMQYSQQATQPALAANHRPASYVARITNLQLSNGHLQGSSQVITALLDPKSNLTNRAYQVGMRYSCAPCFDR; encoded by the exons atgcaatttgttgtcATTCAGGAAATCAAGCTGCCCTCCTTCAAAGGCCAGTCCCCTCAGCTCAACTTGAGGCGATACTTTGCAGACCTCATAGCCATCATCAGCAACCACTTCCGGCTGTGTCCCACAGCTCGGCACCTTGCTGTTTACCTGCTGGACCTTTTCATGGACCGCTACGATGTCACGGTGCAGCAGCTCCACATGGTCTCACTCTCATGTCTTCTTTTGGCCA GTAAATTTGAGGAAAGGGAGGACAGGGTTCCAAAACTGGAAACTCTGAACAGTCTGGGGTGCATGAGCTCCATGAACCTAGTTATGACGAAGCAGACTCTCCTACACATGGAGCTTTTCCTGCTAGAATCCTTCCAGTGGAACCTGTACCTTCCCACAGCAGCTCATTTTATAGAATACTACCTTTCTATTGCAGTTCACAAGGGAGACCTACATGATGGCTGGCCTCTGTCCTGTCTGGAGAAAACAAAACTCTATATGGCCAAATATGCTGATTACTTCCTGGAAGTCTCCCTGCAAG ATCATGTGTTTTTATGCTTTGCACCCTCCCTGGTGGCTGCTGCATGTGTGGCTGCCTCACGCTTCATCCTGCATGTATCCCCAACGTGGGCACCCCGATTGCAGCAGCTCACAGGCTATTCATGGGAGAACCTAGTCCCATGTGCCGAGAAACTCCTCAA tgcacatGACAGTGATGTCAAAGAGGCCAACAAGCAGAAGTGCCAGCAGCTCGGCCAACAACCACAGCAGCAAAGTCAGAAGGTCTTCCATAGTTCAAGCCAGGCAGCCCAGTACCTGCACCGGTCCGGCATGCAGTATAGCCAGCAAGCTACACAGCCAGCTTTAGCCGCAAACCATAGGCCTGCCTCATATGTGGCCCGCATCACTAATCTGCAGCTCTCAAATGGCCACCTGCAGGGCAGTTCTCAGGTCATCACTGCTTTGTTGGATCCAAAGTCTAACCTTACTAACAGAGCTTACCAAGTCGGCATGCGCTACAGTTGTGCTCCATGCTTTGACAGGTGA
- the ccnj gene encoding cyclin-J isoform X3, protein MQFVVIQEIKLPSFKGQSPQLNLRRYFADLIAIISNHFRLCPTARHLAVYLLDLFMDRYDVTVQQLHMVSLSCLLLAIHKGDLHDGWPLSCLEKTKLYMAKYADYFLEVSLQDHVFLCFAPSLVAAACVAASRFILHVSPTWAPRLQQLTGYSWENLVPCAEKLLNAHDSDVKEANKQKCQQLGQQPQQQSQKVFHSSSQAAQYLHRSGMQYSQQATQPALAANHRPASYVARITNLQLSNGHLQGSSQVITALLDPKSNLTNRAYQVGMRYSCAPCFDR, encoded by the exons atgcaatttgttgtcATTCAGGAAATCAAGCTGCCCTCCTTCAAAGGCCAGTCCCCTCAGCTCAACTTGAGGCGATACTTTGCAGACCTCATAGCCATCATCAGCAACCACTTCCGGCTGTGTCCCACAGCTCGGCACCTTGCTGTTTACCTGCTGGACCTTTTCATGGACCGCTACGATGTCACGGTGCAGCAGCTCCACATGGTCTCACTCTCATGTCTTCTTTTGGCCA TTCACAAGGGAGACCTACATGATGGCTGGCCTCTGTCCTGTCTGGAGAAAACAAAACTCTATATGGCCAAATATGCTGATTACTTCCTGGAAGTCTCCCTGCAAG ATCATGTGTTTTTATGCTTTGCACCCTCCCTGGTGGCTGCTGCATGTGTGGCTGCCTCACGCTTCATCCTGCATGTATCCCCAACGTGGGCACCCCGATTGCAGCAGCTCACAGGCTATTCATGGGAGAACCTAGTCCCATGTGCCGAGAAACTCCTCAA tgcacatGACAGTGATGTCAAAGAGGCCAACAAGCAGAAGTGCCAGCAGCTCGGCCAACAACCACAGCAGCAAAGTCAGAAGGTCTTCCATAGTTCAAGCCAGGCAGCCCAGTACCTGCACCGGTCCGGCATGCAGTATAGCCAGCAAGCTACACAGCCAGCTTTAGCCGCAAACCATAGGCCTGCCTCATATGTGGCCCGCATCACTAATCTGCAGCTCTCAAATGGCCACCTGCAGGGCAGTTCTCAGGTCATCACTGCTTTGTTGGATCCAAAGTCTAACCTTACTAACAGAGCTTACCAAGTCGGCATGCGCTACAGTTGTGCTCCATGCTTTGACAGGTGA